The following coding sequences lie in one Leishmania panamensis strain MHOM/PA/94/PSC-1 chromosome 19 sequence genomic window:
- a CDS encoding Qc-SNARE protein, putative (TriTrypDB/GeneDB-style sysID: LpmP.19.0380), with the protein MATNGCFIAALIARTHDRLPLCSYTDDNYSNANVIRQQEQRIVERMESPAGGKDRAAAKGSYYESFDHKDNIYFAFQDAATDLTLVVAVNKLLLRNSGDINGMNKLACGLLDLIFGEFIQMYTPAEIGAPNVRAYQFIKFDATLRKCVTRIMQQDRTTGDRIVVGSGLSGGSSGAGADSGPSASGGGAKGMIRRQVNPQYDALRQEITDVHMVMRKNLEDLMTRGEGLDAMTNYSAELVDQSSRYYKKTVHMNRMRLLKTYGPPAAIGVFLILFFYLYFF; encoded by the coding sequence ATGGCAACCAACGGCTGCTTCATTGCGGCACTGATAGCCCGCACTCATGATCGACTGCCTCTGTGCAGCTACACGGATGATAACTACAGCAACGCGAATGTGATtcggcagcaggagcagcgcattGTAGAACGGATGGAGTCACCGGCGGGTGGTAAGGAccgggcggcggcgaaggggAGTTACTACGAGAGCTTTGACCACAAAGACAACATCTACTTTGCTTTCCAAGACGCGGCGACGGATTTGACGCTGGTCGTGGCGGTGAACAAATTGCTACTGCGAAACTCTGGCGACATCAATGGCATGAACAAGCTAGCTTGCGGGCTGCTCGACCTCATATTTGGGGAGTTCATTCAGATGTACACGCCGGCAGAGATTGGTGCACCAAACGTGAGAGCATACCAGTTTATCAAGTTTGACGCGACGCTGCGAAAGTGCGTGACGCGCATCATGCAGCAGGACCGCACCACTGGGGACCGCATTGTGGTTGGCTCCGGGCTGAGTGGCGGTAGTAGTGGGGCCGGCGCCGACTCTGGCCCAAGCGCTAGCGGTGGAGGGGCGAAGGGTATGATACGTCGCCAGGTCAACCCACAGTACGATGCGTTGCGACAGGAGATCACGGATGTGCACATGGTTATGCGCAAGAACCTGGAGGACCTCATGACGCGCGGCGAGGGACTCGACGCCATGACGAACTACTCAGCCGAGCTTGTGGACCAGAGCTCCCGCTACTACAAGAAGACGGTGCACATGAACCGCATGCGCCTCCTCAAGACGTACGGCCCGCCAGCAGCAATCGGAGTATTCCTTATTCTCTTCTTCTATTTGTACTTTTTCTGA
- a CDS encoding 40S ribosomal protein S13, putative (TriTrypDB/GeneDB-style sysID: LpmP.19.0370), whose amino-acid sequence MVRMHGNGRGKASSALPYRRTPPAWLKIASRNVVKMVCKSSRKGMMPSQIGMELRDSMGIAQVKNVTGRKILRILKHNGLAPEIPEDLYFLVKRATQMRKHLERHTTDRDTKYRLILVESRIHRLARYYKRVKQLPPTWKYESSTASAMVA is encoded by the coding sequence ATGGTTCGCATGCACGGCAACGGTCGGGGGAAGGCCTCGTCCGCGCTCCCCTACCGCCGCACTCCCCCGGCGTGGCTTAAGATCGCAAGCCGCAACGTGGTGAAGATGGTGTGCAAGAGCTCCCGTAAGGGTATGATGCCCAGTCAAATCGGTATGGAGCTGCGTGATTCCATGGGCATTGCCCAGGTGAAGAACGTGACAGGCCGCAAGATCCTGCGCATCCTCAAGCACAACGGTCTCGCCCCGGAGATCCCAGAGGATCTGTACTTCCTCGTGAAGCGCGCCACCCAGATGCGCAAGCACCTCGAACGCCACACGACGGACCGTGACACCAAGTACCGCCTCATTCTGGTCGAGTCCCGCATCCACCGCCTGGCCCGCTACTACAAGCGCGtcaagcagctgccgcccACCTGGAAGTATGAGTCTAGCACGGCCTCCGCCATGGTTGCGTAA
- a CDS encoding hypothetical protein (TriTrypDB/GeneDB-style sysID: LpmP.19.0350), which produces MPASSSGAVEKSRPPLQVESAPLNKEAPKRPASCKSNATSWMHPLASMEVPGSDSPPNPLFPRCEFQLGSGDDIMSAGGGAGSSILFSTTETSSIQVPEISGGKSLDASSSITSSDKRETRSSCRYARLKGLLTRRGGSRKSRKNVAVGGTTHSQTKCSGGAPQGTAIAVPSGAAVRNPLQRTYNSGGEEVLSKQLPLDGGVYDWPPPPSPLAASVSNRRGSSSPSGVVCVAPRSTVANSTLQSRSRRELCVSPLVSQSSRASSRSAVRRGGGSATSVAGLDSSEAQFIPLGSTALANQNGSPSRLQRSYGSGVDDDKMTALTTLRNRSHRPKAISGSSLSMSASQSLSQTGSTRTPHGQALRNAGDPEVSVQSSLNARSVRDAKVALLRASHHGNIHSLRSSRTHSFQRSHSNASVGGDPMSQRASKVRPSSREKRPANVTAGALADDGRIGSHHSIGVIVDDAMRTSVPPVGEGSPLTSYHMAFPAATAVRDASSGKSEQNISISGVQRRFSRPEDNPLLEMMETSSCASQGWYEVCSGALWLPSATDQATRGRMAVTGGSSSRSMDQRTIGVGCGESPFRRSSSTRRGTFYPPRMPNGFYSFSRTGGCDSSGDSEEEIRLRERHRSRFEEVLRQLNAPMKSITVDDRVAAASLRNNSSYPSAREASVRGDVSQMENNSTAWGGIGGLDWGGGLVAFGAAATGGGNANMSTTVNANGGGWLGVGGTASSEDWYTRMRKKVEEEEKAEAATAASAAPTTATSEMNLTSTIPSSASAPMHIPAVASTSHRKASAPLETRMPAIDRTTPRKGPLPSLLSAKGPGMSSATFLTARLPSVKPQASPPRFPEPSKPLTNPVVPSAGERFVRRLPLGVPTRMQLSHTCAALGSTDGAAVAIPTRPPEANATKEDDAIASSSSPPPRLRANSATVPVSRVQCVDTPGAAPLLELEAMEPCRPLRTVGTSDGSVSGVGVKRTG; this is translated from the coding sequence ATGCCTGCCTCATCCTCTGGTGCCGTGGAGAAGAGCAGGCCGCCGTTGCAGGTCGAATCTGCACCACTAAACAAGGAGGCACCAAAGCGGCCGGCATCATGCAAAAGCAACGCCACGTCGTGGATGCACCCGCTGGCGTCCATGGAGGTCCCTGGCTCGGACTCTCCACCCAACCCTCTCTTTCCTAGATGTGAATTTCAGCTGGGTAGCGGTGACGATATCAtgagcgctggcggcggcgccggatCCTCGATTCTGTTCTCCACAACCGAGACCTCGTCCATACAAGTACCTGAAATCAGTGGTGGTAAGTCGCTCGACGCCAGCTCCAGCATTACCTCCAGCGACAAGCGAGAaacccgcagcagctgccgctacGCGCGGCTGAAGGGGCTGCTGACccgcagaggaggcagcagGAAGTCCCGCAAAAACGTCGCCGTCGGAGGCACGACTCATTCGCAGACAAAATGCTCGGGAGGCGCACCACAGGGGACCGCAATCGCTGTccccagcggcgcagcagtacGCAATCCTCTTCAACGTACCTacaacagcggtggtgaggaggtCCTTAGCAAGCAGCTGCCCCTGGACGGCGGTGTCTACGACTGGCCCCCCCCGCCGTCACCGTTGGCCGCTTCCGTGTCAAACAGGCGCGGGAGTAGCAGTCCAAGCGGTGTTGTCTGTGTTGCGCCACGGTCGACTGTCGCGAACAGTACCCTTCAAAGTCGCAGTCGGCGAGAGCTTTGTGTCTCGCCGCTGGTATCGCAGTCGTCCCGCGCCTCATCGCGctcggcggtgcggcgcggcggtggcagcgctaCCAGCGTTGCCGGCCTCGACTCGAGCGAGGCGCAGTTCATCCCTCTCGGGTCGACGGCTCTAGCGAATCAAAACGGTAGCCCAAGCCGGCTGCAGCGATCAtacggcagcggtgtcgaCGACGATAAGATGACTGCCTTGACCACATTGCGTAATCGGTCTCACCGACCGAAGGCGATCAGCggcagctctctctccatgTCGGCAAGTCAGAGCCTCAGTCAGACAGGGAGCACGCGCACTCCCCATGGGCAGGCGCTGCGAAACGCGGGTGACCCTGAGGTCTCGGTGCAGTCCTCACTCAACGCGCGAAGTGTGCGAGACGCCAAGGTAGCACTACTTCGGGCGTCGCATCACGGCAATATCCATTCCCTGCGCAGCTCTCGTACCCACAGCTTTCAacgcagccacagcaacgCCAGCGTCGGCGGTGACCCCATGTCGCAGCGTGCCAGTAAGGTGCGCCCCAGCAGCCGAGAAAAGAGACCCGCGAACGTCACTGCGGGGGCCCTTGCTGATGACGGACGTATCGGGTCACATCACTCTATTGGAGTGATTGTCGACGACGCGATGCGCACGAGTGTGCCACCAGTCGGTGAGGGCTCTCCACTAACAAGCTATCACATGGCCTTCCCCGCTGCCACGGCAGTGCGCGATGCGAGTAGCGGCAAGTCAGAGCAAAATATCAGCATTAGTGGGGTGCAGCGTCGATTTAGCCGCCCCGAGGACAATCCGCTACTCGAGATGATGGAGACGTCAAGTTGTGCCTCACAGGGCTGGTACGAGGTTTGCAGCGGTGCACTCTGGTTGCCCTCAGCAACGGATCAGGCAACACGTGGTCGCATGGCGGTCACTGGGGGCTCGTCGAGCAGGTCGATGGACCAACGCACCATTGGTGTGGGCTGTGGCGAGAGTCCCTTCCGGCGATCCTCTAGCACCCGCCGTGGCACCTTCTACCCGCCTCGCATGCCAAACGGCTTCTACTCATTCAGCCGAaccggcggctgcgacagcagcggtgacagcgaggaggaaatCCGACTGCGCGAACGCCACCGCAGTCGGTTtgaagaggtgctgcgccagctgaaCGCACCAATGAAGTCGATAACCGTCGATGATagagtggcggcggcgagtcTGCGCAACAACTCCTCCTACCCCTCTGCGAGGGAGGCGTCCGTCCGCGGCGACGTATCACAGATGGAGAACAACTCAACGGCGTGGGGCGGCATCGGCGGCCTCGACTGGGGTGGTGGGCTCGTGGCgtttggcgctgctgccactggtgGCGGGAATGCCAACATGAGCACCACCGTGAACGCCAACGGTGGTGGATGGCTCGGTGTAGGCGGTACGGCCAGCAGTGAGGACTGGTACACACGTATGCGTAaaaaagtggaggaggaggaaaaggccgAGGCGGCGACTGCCGCGAGCGCGGCCCCAACCACAGCCACCAGTGAGATGAACCTCACTTCTACAATTCCTTCCAGTGCATCAGCGCCTATGCACATTCCCGCGGTGGCCAGCACGAGCCATCGAAAAGCATCAGCGCCGCTAGAGACGCGCATGCCCGCTATTGACCGCACCACGCCGAGGAAGGGGcccctgccctctctcctctccgccaAAGGTCCCGGTATGTCCTCCGCAACGTTTCTAACTGCCCGCTTACCGTCCGTCAAGCCGCAagcgtcgccgccacggTTTCCCGAACCATCCAAACCACTGACGAACCCTGTCGTGCCCTCGGCCGGTGAGCGCTTCGTTCGGCGTCTGCCACTCGGTGTCCCCACCCGGATGCAACTGAGCCACACATGCGCTGCGCTAGGCAGCACCGATGGTGCGGCAGTTGCCATACCCACTCGCCCACCCGAGGCAAATGCCACGAAAGAGGACGACGCCATCGCGAGctcgtcttctccacctccgcggcTTCGCGCGAACTCTGCGACAGTGCCTGTCAGTCGGGTCCAGTGCGTAGACACGCccggagcagcgccgctgctcgagTTAGAGGCCATGGAGCCCTGCCGGCCCCTCAGAACCGTAGGCACAAGTGATggcagcgtcagcggagTCGGTGTTAAAAGGACCGGCTGA
- a CDS encoding hypothetical protein (TriTrypDB/GeneDB-style sysID: LpmP.19.0360), protein MSLSSSYHDARGTAQRGVGSHSRSSGRPTLVRSPMSHAGRARASRRSTPRASSLGPALHRKASASPAAPSRLIGTTPTDPQVPSSQVDVTDTRDAIVSVGVLTSAALTQSVIQTEGRVTASQSLRPSRLRGNSLDGGSTAASTNLSRRIAQQRLLVEPATVTSAGDAPWRISGRCPSVQSSQSCATRQSSAKAMDCTGSLSPQPTVAATLLKSPGVSHLRPLQSSKKADYLNLAHQRSFMGRFRCATPVVVRTPAATTSHSNRAPSTADDSALLHLDSRGEEQREAAAAAACGTTDYATGEDGCASPSAIPDERRQGVEADAQHAVDESPPYAVAAGHPSLLAAAEGFSPHLGRRASAAGMSIASSGKMRRGAGRGRPSSVLNGAHPRALLLSSSASAVVLSTRTTVSASVKGGPFAANGEVPAANMEALAKSGLHTTLWLARQDGVLEVRSMANHNQVLASLPLRDMRVVITSLTEVCGNRVVAGYTDGSLRVYDAVTMKQTAEHHVHTAAVTCLLYVRSAPRLSLPTNIDTEPHDKRGSAPTQSLLLTGSLDRFIVVWEAASMCCLHKLKGSLRSICALAATTTGGYAFSGSDDGTLRMWDVVQGDQLTITKEERANLAKSGSGVNSSIPAPPPPSQQQQQQLAPASAAVPAAAAGQSRSSVSFRALHDVQAQSDRMASASTPTAHSSCVVQYSLLASVSESASNFAASGPSPLSISPAVASSRHHRSLEHYSAIKKSPLDNCAGARGGPVAIRGTHPLTLPADDSGCVSSLPLHSLSSSPLMPSAVVASVAPAGAGMLSSPFREGGMLVGPKGGTAPLHRGLEREAEARDEDNEGAMTDSGTAADCHHGDAARCPSAKRRTLRSLKRDIKKRAKGLHAKRRVTILSSISGRGPEGTKTKSASASPAAAKSMKRKKRAPKKVTKSTTLATESTPVLTRKLSNLLEQRLESWLNLYQQRVLLSATSMRLTQLISAGYDAVAAVNWPIECAHTECVTALTVVEDRLLVSASRDATAKVFALPSGQYVRTLSSSRRMPLSGVLYDASVRRLYTAFSDGGVAVYDTRCADLPLLSQLLSPHAMLASTFVLLRTEPMRRFVWAAAAQGEGACGTSPNGDSLSSVVVGAAYFDRTTMAHGPNQTSTSYRVGQPSLRELNAAVSLQQLQQQRALHLTKQAKQSANGALEEMELAGIRRCSFVAARAHIRRQACCVFVRWRQWAWRRALSSQFEGAVAARAKSCVVALLGRYAQRWLNWTRAQKKKSVSEVLREVQLRASEVVLLAVRSEVREGRRHVWSSMANIMERQQQIALLVCAYSRWREFLRAQQTHLRQSVAFNKLLLSMNASSYTPSSYTLTQMTRKAVRSANQAKALWILMKKTQSSQAHASLHRCFDLWCAWAQQHRRAAALAAESREWGAVEPLSAMLIQPRQLRRRYFALWHDFTLYVTRSERLSSERDTLGVEWAALQKAIEMPMKVGKMQEMLSAAESSTADAEAESKRLAARLETVSSEAVTLRTEAALNLLIAGYRIPSVVHATAQPRPPTGSVATEASSTASLHRGSVASSMSTLLSNSGCCGGAMVWSHSSSFADVDWTEEERAHRQEEDKLLFEVSAVLRALKGKAMQYDRDDKLLSTAHALALRLPIYEPAHRAQTSTEVNPGQHSRLSSQPQRMSRTLSAWSVSNVKSGGSTTVSRLSPSSQKRNRATSFAAGPTGSASPSSATVGLSMMSSTARNVTSAAQMWAAQPAEVTYACLADAFTAVYAKLSGLLHTAALECGVANVTSLSTPTRMASGTPGSATGDDSTIFVPTSWLTQVPLKQRRVMMGEVLKLVTLFDSFTAHNDLPVECAGSISTRGSTSFRSMPLCSLCSRDTAIALLEHASVLLELVDPHLWPRQIKLNNLQDAYAAAIAELNPTVSSVSFSGAAPHNTTVITPNNAGSGEPRSSLEPAPLMMQPLGLCLSDEALQDATTPSITQSFGPLSTERRTNRSASSVHNEPTQMTPLGSVLDGYVPARVYSADERLSSTLKSLEGEGATPRTEPQHLRHHSFSQRSYSGMSTPRSYTSRTATPLVAGTGSNTLLVKPYLGFRVNVDRDTQTMRCTTISIREVTPQYVNAEGADVDGPAQVAGLKVGDQLLRFAGYTVTDLAAFNAVVSRHVHTGAELPVVILRSGEQLCKTIVVGSRTAAGG, encoded by the coding sequence ATGTCGCTCTCATCATCGTATCACGATGCTCGAGGCACAGCGCAGAGGGGTGTCGGTAGCCACAGTCGTTCCTCCGGAAGACCGACCCTGGTGCGTTCACCTATGTCGCATGCGGGGAGAGCCAGGGCAAGTCGGCGATCCACACCGAGGGCGTCCTCTTTGGGTCCGGCATTGCATCGCAAGGCATccgcttctcctgctgcaccttccAGATTGATCGGTACCACTCCCACAGACCCACAAGTGCCCTCGTCGCAGGTCGATGTGACGGACACTCGGGATGCTATAGTGTCAGTTGGGGTCCTGACATCAGCTGCGCTGACACAGTCGGTTATTCAAACTGAAGGCCGTGTCACAGCTTCCCAGTCGCTACGGCCGTCGCGGCTACGCGGCAACTCTCTCGACGGCGGCTCAACCGCTGCGTCCACCAATTTATCCCGCCGCATCGCGCAGCAACGTCTTCTTGTGGAGCCAGCGACCGTCACATCGGCTGGTGATGCACCGTGGCGTATTTCTGGACGTTGTCCATCGGTGCAATCATCTCAGAGCTGTGCCACGCGCCAGTCTTCGGCCAAGGCGATGGACTGTACCGGCTCCTTGTCTCCACAACCCACCGTTGCGGCCACGTTGCTCAAGTCGCCCGGTGTCTCCCACCTTCGCCCGCTTCAGTCGAGCAAAAAGGCGGATTACCTCAACTTAGCCCATCAGCGCAGCTTTATGGGACGGTTCCGTTGTGCCACTccagtggtggtgcgcacCCCGGCTGCGACTACGTCTCATTCGAACCGCGCACCGTCAACTGCCGACGACTCCGCGCTGTTGCACCTGGACAGCCGTGGGGAAGAGCAGagggaagcggcagcggccgctgcgTGTGGCACAACCGACTATGCAACTGGTGAGGATGGCTGCGCCAGTCCTTCTGCCATTCCCGACGAGCGCAGGCAGGGTGTCGAGGCCGACGCACAACATGCCGTTGACGAGTCCCCTCCGTACGCAGTGGCTGCCGGCCATCCTTCCTtgctggctgctgctgaggggTTTTCGCCGCACTTAGGGCGCCGCGCATCTGCCGCTGGGATGTCGATTGCTAGCAGCGGGAAGATGAGGCGCGGCGCGGGTCGGGGCCGACCTTCGTCGGTCCTCAACGGAGCTCACCCACGCGCTCTTCTACTCTCTTCATCTGCGTCAGCTGTCGTGCTGTCGACGCGAACGACGGTGTCTGCCAGCGTGAAGGGGGGGCCTTTCGCTGCCAACGGTGAGGTGCCCGCCGCGAAcatggaggcgctggcgaagTCCGGTTTGCACACGACGCTGTGGTTGGCCCGACAGGATGGCGTACTGGAGGTGCGTAGCATGGCGAACCACAATCAGGTGCTGGCCAGCCTTCCTCTCCGTGACATGCGAGTCGTCATCACCTCCCTGACAGAGGTCTGCGGCAACCGCGTCGTCGCCGGATACACGGACGGTTCGCTGCGCGTCTACGATGCCGTCACGATGAAGCAAACGGCGGAGCATCATGTACATACGGCTGCCGTGACGTGTCTGCTCTACGTGCGCAGCGCCCCGCGCCTCTCCTTGCCCACCAATATTGATACAGAGCCGCACGACAAGCGTGGGTCAGCACCAACCCAGTCACTGTTGCTCACGGGCTCACTCGACCGCTTTATTGTGGTTTGGGAGGCCGCGAGCATGTGTTGCCTGCACAAACTGAAGGGAAGCTTGCGCAGCATCTGCGCACTTGCGGCGACCACCACTGGTGGGTACGCTTTCAGCGGCTCGGACGACGGGACGCTGCGCATGTGGGACGTCGTACAAGGCGACCAGCTGACGATTACGAAAGAGGAGCGCGCTAATCTTGCGaaaagcggcagtggcgtgAATTCGTCTATAcctgccccgccgccgccctcgcagcagcagcaacagcagctagCGCCGGCATCGGCCGCTGtccctgcggcggcggcggggcagTCACGCAGTTCGGTGTCTTTCCGTGCCTTGCACGACGTTCAGGCTCAGTCGGACCGGATGGCGAGCGccagcacacccacagctCACTCGTCATGCGTCGTCCAGTATTCGTTGCTGGCCTCGGTGTCGGAGAGTGCCAGCAACTTTGCGGCCTCCGGCCCGTCTCCTCTTTCGATTTCCCCAGCTGTGGCAAGCAGTCGTCACCACCGCTCCCTGGAGCACTACAGCGCTATCAAGAAAAGCCCCCTAGACAACTGCGCCGGTGCTCGCGGAGGGCCCGTTGCCATACGCGGCACTCATCCCCTAACTCTCCCCGCTGACGATAGTGGTTGTGTGTCATCCTTGCCCTTGCACTCTCTGTCGTCGTCTCCCTTGATGCCCTCGGCGGTGGTTGCGTCCGTTGCGCCGGCGGGGGCGGGCATGTTATCCAGTCCGTTTCGTGAGGGCGGTATGTTGGTGGGCCCTAAGGGCGGTaccgcaccgctgcaccgtgGCTTGGAgcgggaggcagaggcaaGGGACGAAGACAACGAGGGGGCAATGACCGACTCGGGCACGGCGGCGGACTGTCACCACGGTGATGCTGCCAGGTGCCCCTCCGCAAAGCGGCGCACGCTGCGCAGTCTCAAGAGAGACATAAAAAAGCGGGCGAAGGGCCTCCATGCAAAGCGGCGTGTCACGATCCTCTCGAGCATCAGCGGGAGGGGGCCGGAAGGGACCAAGACGAAAAGCGCATCCGCCTCCCCGGCCGCCGCCAAGTCGATGAAGCGCAAGAAGAGGGCACCGAAGAAAGTCACGAAGAGTACGACATTGGCGACGGAGTCGACACCGGTGCTCACGCGGAAGCTTTCGAACCTGTTGGAGCAGCGACTGGAATCGTGGCTGAACCTGTACCAGCAACGCGTGCTGCTCTCGGCGACGTCCATGCGGCTTACGCAGCTCATATCTGCCGGGTATGACGCGGTCGCCGCGGTCAATTGGCCAATCGAGTGCGCCCACACTGAGTGTGTGACAGCACTCACAGTGGTTGAGGACCGCCTACTCGTGAGCGCCTCGCGCGATGCCACGGCAAAGGTGTTTGCTCTACCTTCTGGCCAGTACGTTCGTACATTGTCTTCGTCGCGCCGCATGCCGCTCTCGGGCGTGCTCTATGACGCTAGCGTTCGGCGCCTCTACACCGCCTTCTCAGACGGCGGTGTCGCTGTGTACGACACCCGCTGCGCAGACTTGCCACTGCTCTcccagctgctgtcgccgcacGCGATGCTCGCCTCCACTTttgtgctgcttcgcacggAGCCGATGCGGCGCTTTGTGtgggctgccgccgcgcagggagagggggcgtgTGGGACGTCACCCAACGGCGACAGCCTATCGTCGGTTGTTGTGGGCGCTGCTTATTTTGACAGGACCACCATGGCACATGGTCCCAACCAGACCTCTACGAGCTACCGTGTGGGCcagccgtcgctgcgcgaGTTGAACGCGGCCGtttcgctgcagcagctacagcagcagcgggcacTTCACCTTACCAAACAGGCGAAGCAGTCAGCTAATGGAGCGCTTGAAGAAATGGAGTTGGCGGGCATTCGTCGCTGTAGCTTCGTggcggcgcgtgcgcacaTACGCCGGCAGGCGTGCTGCGTCTTTGTGCGTTGGCGGCAGTGGGCCTGGCGCCGTGCGCTGAGCTCGCAGTTCGAGGGTGCCGTTGCGGCACGAGCGAAGAGCTGCGTAGTAGCGCTACTCGGCCGCTACGCGCAACGGTGGCTGAACTGGACGCGtgcgcagaagaagaaatCTGTaagcgaggtgctgcgggagGTGCAATTGCGGGCAAgtgaggtggtgctgctcgccgtCCGAAGCGAGGTGCGTGAGGGGCGTCGACACGTGTGGTCGTCGATGGCCAATATCATGGAGAGGCAACAACAGATTGCTTTACTCGTCTGTGCGTACAGCCGCTGGCGTGAGTTCCTACGAGCCCAACAGACACATCTGCGTCAGTCCGTGGCGTTCAACAAGTTGCTCTTGTCGATGAACGCCAGTTCCTACACCCCAAGCAGCTATACCTTGACTCAAATGACACGAAAGGCGGTGCGTAGTGCAAACCAGGCGAAAGCGCTGTGGATTTTGATGAAGAAGACTCAAAGCAGTCAGGCACACGCGAgcctgcaccgctgctttgacttgtggtgtgcgtgggctCAACAGCatcggcgcgctgccgccctgGCAGCGGAGAGTCGAGAATGGGGTGCGGTAGAGCCGCTCTCAGCGATGCTGATTcagccacggcagctgcgccgtcgctaCTTTGCGCTGTGGCACGACTTTACCCTGTACGTGACACGCAGCGAGCGACTCTCTAGCGAGCGTGACACACTGGGGGTGGAGTGGGCCGCACTGCAGAAAGCGATAGAGATGCCAATGAAGGTGGGTAAAATGCAGGAAATGCTGAGCGCCGCGGAGTCCTCCACGGCTGATGCGGAGGCAGAGTCGAAGCGACTGGCAGCACGCCTAGAGACAGTGTCGAGTGAGGCGGTCACACTGCGTACCGAGGCAGCGTTGAACTTGCTTATCGCCGGCTACCGCATCCCAAGTGTGGTGCACGCGACAGCCCAGCCACGGCCACCCACAGGATCCGTGGCGACGGAGGCGTCGTCCACGGCCTCGCTGCACCGCGGCTCTGTCGCGTCGTCTATGTCAACGTTGCTGTCGAacagtggctgctgcggtggtgcgatGGTCTGGAGCCACTCGTCAAGCTTTGCAGATGTCGACTGGACAGAGGAAGAACGCGCGCACcggcaggaggaggataaACTGCTGTTTGAAGTaagtgctgtgctgcgcgcaCTCAAGGGAAAAGCCATGCAGTACGACCGCGATGACAAACTGCTCTCCACCGCGCATGCGctcgcgctgcggctgcccaTCTACGAACCTGCCCACCGCGCGCAGACAAGCACCGAGGTTAACCCGGGCCAACACTCGCGGCTGTCCTCCCAACCGCAGCGGATGTCTCGCACGCTGTCGGCGTGGTCTGTCTCAAACGTAAAGAGCGGCGGGTCGACGACTGTGTCGAGACTTTCGCCGTCCTCGCAGAAGCGGAATCGGGCGACTTCCTTCGCTGCTGGACCAACCGGCAGCGCATCACCTTCCTCAGCCACCGTTGGCCTGTCGATGATGTCCTCTACGGCGCGCAACGTcaccagcgcggcgcagATGTGGGCCGCTCAACCGGCGGAGGTGACGTACGCGTGTCTAGCGGACGCCTTCACCGCTGTCTACGCCAAGCTGAGTGGGCTCTTGCACACTGCTGCACTGGAGTGCGGTGTGGCGAATGTGACTAGTCTCAGTACGCCGACGCGGATGGCCAGCGGCACGCCGGGGTCTGCTACAGGAGACGATTCAACGATTTTTGTTCCTACTTCGTGGCTCACGCAGGTGCcgctgaagcagcgccgtgtcATGATGGGCGAGGTACTGAAACTTGTGACGCTGTTCGACAGCTTCACGGCGCACAACGACCTCCCTGTGGAGTGCGCCGGAAGCATCTCGACGCGTGGGAGCACCAGCTTCCGTTCTATGCCGCTCTGCAGCTTGTGCAGTCGCGATACCGCCATCGCATTGTTGGAGCACGCCTCGGTGTTGCTGGAACTTGTGGACCCACACTTGTGGCCTCGCCAGATTAAGCTAAACAACCTGCAAGACGCCTACGCTGCCGCGATTGCAGAGCTGAACCCCACCGTCTCCTCGGTGAgcttcagcggcgccgctccgcACAACACGACCGTCATCACTCCCAATAACGCGGGGAGTGGCGAGCCGCGCTCATCCCTGGAaccggcgccgctgatgaTGCAACCCCTCGGGCTGTGTCTTTCCGATGAGGCGCTACAAGACGCGACGACGCCGAGCATAACACAATCGTTCGGGCCATTGTCCACTGAGCGACGAACCAACCGCTCTGCCTCGAGCGTGCATAATGAACCAACGCAGATGACGCCGCTCGGCTCGGTGCTAGATGGCTACGTGCCCGCGCGTGTGTACAGCGCCGACGAGCGGCTGAGCAGCACACTGAAGAGtttggagggggagggggccacGCCAAGGACGGAACCGCAGCACCTACGTCACCACAGCTTTTCCCAGCGCTCGTACTCTGGCATGTCGACTCCGCGCTCCTATACCTCACGCACCGCAACACCGTTGGTGGCGGGGACGGGCTCGAATACTCTGCTGGTGAAACCCTACTTAGGCTTTCGCGTCAACGTGGACCGTGACACGCAGACGATGCGGTGCACAACGATTAGCATCCGTGAGGTGACCCCGCAATACGTCAACGCCGAGGGCGCGGACGTTGACGGCCCAGCGCAGGTTGCTGGTCTGAAGGTAGGCGACCAACTCCTGCGCTTTGCTGGGTACACGGTGACTGACCTTGCCGCCTTTAACGCAGTCGTGTCGCGTCACGTGCACACCGGTGCGGAGCTGCCCGTGGTAATCCTGCGAAGCGGCGAGCAGCTCTGTAAGACGATTGTGGTGGGGagccgcactgctgctggtggctAA